GCCACTCACAGCAAACATGAACACTAGAAAGACAGTCTTCTCAGTAGGCCGGGACACATAACATTCCACTTCCTTGATGCAGGGGTAGCGGTCACACTCATACAACCCCGGGACACTGAAGCCATAGAGAAAGTATTGGCCCACCAGAAACCCAATCTCCAGGGCATTTCTGAACACCACTTGGATAATGTAGAAGCGAGAGATGCCTTCCTGCCTTCGGAGCTTGGATCGTGCTGCAGTGCGCAGCCCTGATGGGTGTGGGGTCAGCTCCTTAACCTCTAAACAATCTGGCTCCACTTCCTTGCTGGTGTTCTCTGTGTTCTGCAGCACCCCATTGACAATGGCATTTTGCAACTTCTTATCTTCTCGTTTGCTACTGCCACTGGCTCCACTCCCGGTTCCTCCAGGACCCCCCATGGACTCAGGGGGTTCCCTGTCCAAGGCTAGGAAGACAGTAGAGTAGCGGCGTTCTCGCTGCTTAGCAGACTGGTGCACAGAGTAGGTGATGAAGCAGAGACTGGGGGTACACACCATTATGATCTGGAAGACCCAGTAACGAATGTGGGAGATGGGGAAGGCGCGGTCATAGCAGGCCTGGTTACAGCCGGGCTGCAGGGTGTTGCACACAAACATGGTCTGCTCATCATCGTACACTGTCTCCCCCACAATGGCCACAATGAGGATCCGGAATATCACCACCACAGTCAATAGGATCCTgagcaagggaagagggagggagagaggttctcaagggttgaatcactggCTTAGGAaaccccctcctcctttccctgcccTGGTGTTTGCCAGTCTTTGGCTGGGGAGCTGTCCATCCCTGGGTGGTACTGACCTGGGAATCTAGGAAATCTTTTCTGGCTCTACCCTTTCTGCTTGCTGGTAGTCTCGGAACACTTCATATCACAAGggtctcgtgtgtgtgtgtgtgtgtgtgtccatacaGTAGACACAGTGTGCTGCAACAGATAGATTTCTTCTGTATATGTGGAATGGACAGAGCCAAAAGACACATCTTCACTCTGGATATGGCAAATGCACATGGAATATCTGAACAGAGTACATGTTTCAAAGTCTACACATAGAGTGTGCATATAACCATCCCAAGTGAATAGTTCAGCCTCAATATAAATATTGAACTTAATGCTTTATATAAACAGCTAAgattatatatccatatatacatGGGTATATGTagtgtatatacatatgaatatatatatgaagacaCAAGTGTTATCAATTGGCAGTGTGGGGTTCTGACACCGTAAGTTTTAACATCCAAATCAGTTTagcttaatgaatatttttttgggggggggggagatacaTCTGCTCCAAAGAGCAAATCCATTTCCCCATTTGCCCTTCTCTGTCCAAACACAATCCTGCCTTCCTTGTAGATTCTATTTAGGGAACCGGATGGAGATTGGCTCTGACTCCGGGGAGTGGGGGTACCACGACTGAGCCAACAATTCCTTTTCTAATGGGAGAAGTcagaccccaccccccaccccgtggggCTTCAGGGGGAAGGGATGGAGAGTTGCTCAGaagcagctggggaggggggcatcACTGGGCATCGGGTACCCAATTACCCAGGGACACGGGCGCCCAGACCGAAGACGATTGGAAGGGGGCAGTGGATGGGCTGGGgactgctggggctggggctggacgTGGGAAGGGATTCCGGGGGGTCGCCCGACGGGACCGCTGACGGCCGGCTCGGCGCCTTACCTCCCGATCATAGTGGAGTGCTGCTGCACCGCGGCTTCCAGCAGCCTCTCCAAGATGGTCCATTCCCCCATCGCTGTGCATCCGGAGGCAGCAGACAAAGACTGGGCAGCACCGGGCACGTTCCCGCTcctggcccctccctgggccgcacCTCCCGACTGGGAGCGTAGTCCCCCGATTAAAGAAGCaaacgaattaaaaaaaaaaaatccaggaatcCCCTCTCCCGTTTATTGCACTTAAAAGAGGGCAATGAGGAAGGAGATCGCAGCGCTCCCCGACGATGGGGCAGCCGGCGCGGTCGGGAGGCGGGCACGCACCTCCGCAGCGTCCCGGGATCCGGGCGGGAGCCCTCGGGAGCCCGCGGGtgccgggcggggcgcggggcgcggggcgcggggcgcgggctcTCGGCCGCCCGAGCGAGGTCTCTGCCCCGGGGCTGGGGCCTCCCGCGGGCACCGGCGCCCTGTGCTGCCGCCTGCGAGGCCCGGGCCGAGCGCGCGGAGCCGGCGGACGCGCTCGGGAATCCGCGGCCGCCGCCTCTAATCCGCCCTTAAGTAGTCTCCGCCTGCGTCACGCCAGGTCGGCGGAGGGGAGCCGAGCGCGCCGCGCGGCCGGGGTGCGCGCCAGGCCCGGgcaggggccgcgggggggcgAGGGCGGCGAGGGGCCGCGGGCGGGCCGGGAGTGGGGCGGCCTCGGGAGCAGGATCCCCGCGCCCCGCGGGGCCGGGCGAGGCGCGCAGGTGAGCCCACCTGAGCGCCGGGCCCGGGAGGAGGGGGCCGGGGCGGACGCGTGCCCGAGTCGGGAGGGGAGCGACCGGGTGGCGGTCGCGGGGCTTTTCCACGTGCGCCGCTCGCCTTTTGCTCCTCGTCTTCGGGAGGACGAGCCAAATTGCCCCCCTATAGGGATGCGCCGGCCAGGGGAAGGAGCGGGGCAGCGGCCGCAGGACACTCGTAAGGAAATCTCCCTCGGCGAGGACCGCGTGCCGAGAGCGACCTGACCTGCGTGCGACCAGGGCTTGAGGACGGTCCGTCCAGGCCGAAGCTTAAATGCAGGTGTGAAGCTGCTTCTGAGGAAGGGGTCTGCACCCAAGTCTATACCCAGGTAGTCACTCGCGTGGGTAGGCGCGTGGCCGTGATTTAAAGTCTTGCTTCCCCCAGCACAAACGCAGATGCTCTgcggttttttgtttttttttttaaagttgttgtttatgtgtttatttatttctagtgGGGCTACTTCTCAGGTTAACCTCCGTCTGAATCGGAATTTAAGGAGGCCCCGTGTTCTACAACCACAAACAAAACCACTGACAGCCTCACCCCATCTTGACTTCCCTAATGCGGCCTTGGCTTTCTCCTCTCTACCAGCAGATCCTGGTTTCTGtctttaaatttacattttgttGTCAGTTCTATCCAGAGCAACTGTTTAATTGGTTGctacaaaatagaaacaatcacACCAGGCTACTAATTAGCTCAGGGGTCAGTATTTGGAGACACAGTAGTTGAGAGTGATTCACATAAATGTACCCAAAGCACAATGGGTAAGAAGTTGTCacccttttaaaaacacaactgtAAAGGGTTGCCAACTCATTCTAGGAGCCTTAATTATCCACGGGGATCATAACACATATGTGTGGTACATAGATTACACCATGATAAGCTTTCAGTTCTAGAGCAACCAAGGTGGTTGACTAGCAGGTGGTCCCCAGAACTGGGAGGAAGGGTACCAGCCATGGGCTTGAGTCCATTCACACTGCACTTTTGTGTAAAATGACTTTCAAAACGCAACTCAATATTTAGAGCAAGGGGGATCAGTGAGATTTCTCCTTAGGCCAGACACCTTTATGAAGCAAAGAAGTGAAAGAGTCTACTAAAAATGGGAAGGGAATAGGGTATAAATGGAACATTAGGGCTAAGACAGGTGCTCCTTATTTCCTGCTGGGCCgagaaaagacacaaagatgAGGATGGATGTATATCCTATTTATCCAACTTACTACCAGATCAAATGATAATCACCAGGCTCAGACTGTGTGTTTTCTTGGAATTCCCTCCTACTTTCTCAGACTCTGGCTCCCTATATTCTCTCCTTTGGCAGACACTTTTGGAGTAAGGGATCTTAGACAGGGGTGAATGAGTGAGACAGTCCCAAGGAAATCTGACATCTTCAAGTGTCCTAAAATAGGCCTCACAACTCAAAATCGTTATGTTCTATACATGTGGCTTTACCAAACCCTTAATGGATGATGATTCTAAGGCTATAAGTTacaggaaataaattttaaatgttcgtACAAAGCAATTTCCAAGCACTAAGTTTTGATTACAATGTCAatcctttgttattttaaaatacagtttaataTGTCATGTAGATTTGACATGTAAACGTGCGTTGAATGTATGTAACACATGTATATAAACAcagaaatatccttttttaaaaggttttatttattcattcatcatagacatagaaagagagagagagagagagagaggcagagatacaggcagagggagaagcaggctccatgccgggagcccgatgtgggactcgatcccgggactccaggaccacgccctgggccaaaggcaggcaccaaactgctgagccacccagggctcccctaaACACAGAAATATCTATATGTAGaacctatattttaaaactcatctATTAGATTTGGTAGCCTGTTTTTAGAAAAAACCTCACCCCTACACCTTGAAAAcagtgaactgttttttttttttttaaagacatctaTTCAttgtgggagagggagggaatgtgAGTTGGGGGCGAgagtggagggaaagagagagaaccccCAAGCAGAACCCCCACTGAGGGGGAAGCCTGGTCTTTGTCTTcgagatcccaggaccctgagatcatgacccaagctgaaatcaaaagccagacagccaaccaactgagccgctcaggtgccccaaactgtttatttttttttaattattcataagtTTCTTTACTtactttatatttccttttgtgaGTATGATCAATGCCACATTCAATTAACAATTTGCCGTGATAGTGTTGCATTAAATATGGAGAGGTTCTGTGTAAAGCTGGACATTTCTACATTTCCTCAGAGCTTTCTCTCATCTAGCTGATTCTCACTGTCTCAATTCCCCTCGGATTGAAGATCCCCTTTTAAGTCAACTGGGAAGttcatttctttagcttttaTGTAAAACTCATTTTGCTCTATGAAAGTCATGATTACGGATGAAAAACAACAAAGCTCATAGAATAAACTTTGCTGTGCGTTAGGCCATTTGGGGatatattaaaaaacagattCTGTAGTCCTATCCCAAATCTGCTAAATTAAAACTATGCAAGTGAGGTTTAAGTAcctgcattttcatttaattctcaccagTGAATCTGATAGCAATAAAaagttgagaatttttgtttctgtCAGTATTAGGGCAGAAAAGATATTAGAAATCAGGAAATCCCATCTTCTTGTTTCATAGATGTTAAAATTGACTCCCCCAAATTAGGTGGATTGCCTTAGGTTATACAAGTAAGGAAAAAGATATGAAGAAAGTGCTATTTAAAAGTCCTAGAGAAAAAGACCAAATACTTGAAAAGGATCGGAGATATGACCTttgaagaagggaagggaatgaaGGTGGTTTGGATCATGGAGATATATCAATCAGTAAGCACCTAAGGGCAGGTAATACCTGGATTGTTGGCTTTGCAAATGCATGTCTTACTAAACAGTAATTTCCATTAATAGAACAGGGAAATGTTCTCCACATTTAGTGGAGAAAACTATAAAGGCACATAGCAAAGGGCATGTATATTGTAAACAAGGAGGGAATAGAGAGTTATTGACAGTGATCCAGTTTATGACGTGAGTGTGTCTGGGTTTGCTCTTATCCTTGTACGTGCTTAGAATTTCATTCTCTTCTTAACCGCAGATTCCCAGGTGAACCTGTCAGGTTTGCAGCTTCTAACATTTGGTAAAGGAAACCCCGTAGAGAACGTTGTTGAAGGTGTAAGAATGAAAGTGAATCTATTGACCTTCACTGGACTGCAAATTCTTGGGGAGCAGACGGCTATGCCTTCTATAGGTCATGGTACTTTCCATAGCGTCTTTGGCCCTGTAGAGACAAGTTCACTGAAGAAGGAGGATGGCTCCTCTGGCACTCTATTCCCCTCAACCTGGGAAAGCTACACATTCCCGGAGTAGAGGTGGGGCCTGGCTCCCCTGTGACCATAAGTTACATTCAaactgggaggagagaggggttCTCTTTTGCCAGGGGGAAGTCCCTGCaaacttggggcagcctgggcccCTCACTGGAAAGCTGTTTTGCCAACCACCAGCCCCCTGCTCTCCCTTGGTGTTGCTTTCACTCTGTGACCCCAACAACTCACTGGATTAACCCAGGGAGTGCTGCTGAGCTTGCAGGCCTTGTGCTGTCCCCTCAGAGAGGCAGGGCAATCTCTGGATACAGAGATTCTGTAGCCTCCAGGATTTGTGCGGCTGGGGAGGGGCTGCATTCGCACGCAGCTTGGGATTGGTTTCTGTGTTGAAGTCCTCCACATTTCATTCACAAACAGCGAGGATTCGCTCCCCTGGTGGCCTACATGCATCTGTTTCCTAACGAAACGTCAAATTGTCTTCTGAGGAGGCAAACCCAACCTGTCTTGTGAGACTTACAAGAATGTAAGTGACAAATGAAACTTACTTCTCTTTGCTggaaagtgttttttctctttttttcttttgtgctccTTCACCCACATTTAAGCCCCAGCCCAAATGCTTAGGGAAGCACTTCTGTTTTTGTGTCCAGACAAAATCTACAGAGTAACGTTTCCCATAGGAAGAAAGCTGTCCAGCCCACAGTTACAAGTAGCCCCAAATGTGGTAGCTTGCTGCGTGGCTTGGGACTTCCAGAGCCTGTTACCTTCAGAACTATTCCTCGGCCTCATGGTTTCAAATGCCAAGTCACATCCTAGCCCCAGGAGACCGTGTACCCAAATAGCAGGCAAATCAAACATCTCTGGGTgttagtcctttttaaaaaatcgcaTGTGCCAATtctccattccccacccaccttgtATGTAGAGAATCCACCTATGCATAGTAATAGCTCAGGGATTAACGTAATATGACATCGTGGCCAAAGCAGCTGCGTGAAATCACAGCAAATAAATTAACACTCCATTAAGCATCGAATCAGCCCTGCTGACACATAATCTTTCACGTCTGTGTCAAGTCGTGATTCCCATTCACATCAGGAGCTTCCCAGGGGGGCTTATTTATTAAACCTGCAGGAAGAGATTTCTTTAAAGTCCACACCATTCAGGAGTCCTTCAGCTACAGTGCGGAAGACCTGCCTGGGGTCTGGGCACCCGCCTCTTCACACTCTCATTGTCAATTGTCACCGTCCAGCCAGCGTCCCAGCCACGCAGGATCTAGCTGGGCTTCCAGCTGAGCACATTTCCGGGCTGTATAAGGGAAACACGGGGGTAGGACCTGCCCCTGGCAGATTTGTTGAACTGGGAGAATAAATGTCATCAGTTCCCGTGTGCACCCTTCCGTGCAACGTCTTACATATCAGTGAGCTGCTAAAAGTTGGATTCATCGTGCTGCTTCGTATCTATAGTCAAGATAATTATGTGGAATTGGTATTTATCCCCCAAGGAACCTTCTCTAACATCTGGAGCTTATTTTCAAGGTTATTTCTTGCTCTCAAAATCATACTTGGATTCTCCTGGCTGCCCGGTATCTTGACCCTCTGAAATCAACCCAGTTCTGTTTTTGCCAAGACTCTGGGGGCTCAGGCATTAACCCAGCCCAGAGGCTTTTGTGATTTTCTGGCTCTTGTCTACCTAACTGCCTTCTGATCACTTTTGGGCTCCAAATCCAAGTCTGGTATGGAATGCGTCTTGTTTCT
This region of Canis lupus baileyi chromosome 32, mCanLup2.hap1, whole genome shotgun sequence genomic DNA includes:
- the GJD2 gene encoding gap junction delta-2 protein produces the protein MGEWTILERLLEAAVQQHSTMIGRILLTVVVIFRILIVAIVGETVYDDEQTMFVCNTLQPGCNQACYDRAFPISHIRYWVFQIIMVCTPSLCFITYSVHQSAKQRERRYSTVFLALDREPPESMGGPGGTGSGASGSSKREDKKLQNAIVNGVLQNTENTSKEVEPDCLEVKELTPHPSGLRTAARSKLRRQEGISRFYIIQVVFRNALEIGFLVGQYFLYGFSVPGLYECDRYPCIKEVECYVSRPTEKTVFLVFMFAVSGICVVLNLAELNHLGWRKIKLAVRGAQAKRKSVYEIRNKDLPRVSVPNFGRTQSSDSAYV